A genome region from Geminicoccus roseus DSM 18922 includes the following:
- a CDS encoding SUMF1/EgtB/PvdO family nonheme iron enzyme — MPRSWASLVVGLCIWTVAAIAAGAAEAEKRLALVIGIANYQYAPALMTPVNDAQVIAVQLRALKFDVDLQVNLDARELGSALREFGIRASDADVAVIYYAGHGVQVDGNNYLLPADTELKRVRDLLYEAMPLQLFLGELAGANKLGIMILDACRDNPFVDRLAESMGTSRSNQIGQGLGRVDDTPTDTFVAMSTRANAVAEDGRGQHSPFAQAIIEEMKTPGLELGLFFRRVRDRVLQATEGRQEPYTFGSLGAAPFYFNPKPPNQAPTLAATDPLEVLDDAGPTHLGIEMPSDPDGDSMVVQIVRLPRGGNVMVSGRPVLIGEYLTPEQLRSAMYDPDGSVIGDAGLFQFVVDDRQGGRIDGAVAVAVSLSNQPPVVPPVLSFQAMVNRLPVDPPTDPDGDRITVRVREVPESGKVRLGERILAPGDRIDPNALARLTYDSENAPVGSSQELVLVTEDERGSSAQTTVLIAVVDGSGAALPPMDAAPPPAPPPVPVASAEPAPAVVEAPEVVPDEAEAKEAQPAGLPAEVVEPEVAVAEVEPAEVEPPVSDPAGAVAGDAGAGSEPPVAMAPDGTVLEPMPGRFEAAVDANLRQRPDASSPRVGRIAKGTPLKAIGRVAGSTWVYVEPQDGEPAFIFGGGVAELPEPPPALAVAEAAPEKAPEPPAAPTDDAPQVMADAAAQAPIAVRNHEGVRDCAYCPPLVRIDPGSFTMGSSGSDASRKPTRQVTIEKPFALGRFEVTVAEWSVCVQAGACTLPRMTEPAEGMPIHNIHWEDAMAYLGWLSRSTGKTYRLPSEAEWEFAARGGTASRYWWGDRIEAGKVICRACEGSGFQRLRPPMVDAQPANPFGLVGVSGGVAEWVADCWFDSYVNAPTDGSVRDAPNCRRRVLRGGSWRDEAANLEVSSRNFYDADVRYLTNGFRVARDLE, encoded by the coding sequence GTGCCGAGATCCTGGGCGAGCCTTGTTGTCGGGCTATGCATCTGGACCGTCGCCGCAATCGCGGCGGGGGCGGCCGAGGCTGAGAAGCGGCTGGCGCTGGTGATCGGCATCGCCAACTACCAGTATGCCCCCGCCCTGATGACCCCGGTGAACGACGCGCAGGTGATCGCTGTCCAGTTGCGGGCGCTGAAGTTCGATGTCGACCTGCAGGTCAACCTGGACGCCCGCGAACTGGGCAGCGCGCTGCGCGAGTTCGGGATCCGCGCCAGCGATGCCGATGTCGCGGTCATCTACTATGCCGGGCACGGCGTGCAGGTGGACGGCAACAACTACCTCCTGCCGGCCGACACCGAGCTCAAGCGGGTCCGCGACCTGCTCTACGAGGCGATGCCGCTGCAATTGTTCCTGGGCGAGCTGGCAGGCGCCAACAAGCTCGGCATCATGATTCTCGACGCTTGCCGGGACAATCCGTTCGTCGACCGGCTGGCGGAAAGCATGGGGACTTCGCGCAGCAACCAGATCGGCCAGGGCCTCGGCCGGGTCGACGATACGCCCACCGACACCTTCGTCGCCATGTCGACCCGGGCCAACGCGGTGGCCGAGGACGGCCGGGGCCAGCACAGCCCGTTCGCCCAGGCGATCATCGAGGAAATGAAGACGCCGGGCCTGGAGCTGGGGCTGTTCTTTCGCCGGGTGCGGGACCGGGTGCTGCAGGCGACCGAAGGCCGCCAGGAGCCCTACACCTTCGGATCGCTGGGTGCTGCGCCGTTCTACTTCAATCCGAAGCCGCCGAACCAGGCGCCGACCCTGGCGGCCACCGATCCCTTGGAAGTGCTGGACGATGCGGGGCCGACCCATCTCGGCATCGAGATGCCGTCGGATCCGGATGGGGACAGCATGGTGGTGCAGATCGTCCGGCTGCCGCGCGGCGGCAACGTGATGGTCAGCGGGCGGCCGGTGCTGATCGGCGAGTACCTGACGCCGGAGCAGCTTCGCTCCGCCATGTACGATCCCGACGGCTCGGTGATCGGCGACGCCGGCCTGTTCCAGTTCGTGGTGGACGACCGGCAGGGCGGGCGGATCGACGGCGCCGTCGCGGTGGCGGTCAGCCTCTCCAACCAACCGCCGGTGGTGCCGCCGGTTTTGTCGTTCCAGGCCATGGTCAACCGCCTGCCGGTCGATCCGCCGACCGACCCGGACGGCGACCGGATCACCGTGCGGGTCCGCGAGGTGCCGGAGAGCGGCAAGGTCCGGCTGGGCGAGCGGATCCTGGCGCCCGGCGACCGCATCGATCCGAACGCGCTTGCCCGCCTCACCTATGACTCCGAGAACGCCCCGGTCGGCAGCAGCCAGGAACTGGTCCTGGTGACCGAGGACGAGCGGGGCAGTTCGGCGCAGACGACCGTGCTGATCGCGGTGGTCGATGGCAGCGGCGCTGCGCTGCCGCCGATGGACGCCGCACCGCCTCCCGCCCCGCCGCCAGTGCCGGTCGCGTCCGCCGAGCCGGCGCCGGCGGTTGTCGAGGCCCCGGAGGTCGTGCCGGACGAGGCGGAAGCAAAGGAAGCCCAGCCGGCCGGGCTTCCAGCCGAGGTCGTGGAGCCCGAGGTGGCGGTGGCCGAGGTCGAACCGGCCGAGGTTGAGCCGCCCGTTTCCGATCCGGCCGGCGCGGTTGCGGGAGATGCCGGTGCGGGCAGCGAGCCGCCGGTGGCGATGGCCCCGGATGGCACCGTGCTGGAGCCGATGCCCGGGCGTTTCGAGGCCGCCGTCGACGCCAATCTCCGGCAGCGACCCGACGCAAGCTCACCGCGGGTCGGTCGCATCGCGAAGGGCACGCCGCTGAAGGCGATTGGCCGCGTGGCCGGCAGCACCTGGGTGTATGTCGAGCCGCAGGATGGCGAGCCGGCCTTCATCTTTGGCGGAGGAGTGGCCGAGCTTCCCGAGCCGCCACCGGCCCTGGCCGTGGCGGAAGCTGCGCCTGAGAAAGCGCCGGAGCCGCCGGCCGCCCCGACAGACGACGCACCGCAGGTCATGGCCGACGCGGCGGCCCAGGCTCCGATTGCGGTGCGCAACCATGAGGGTGTCCGGGACTGCGCCTACTGCCCGCCCCTGGTGCGCATCGACCCTGGCAGCTTCACGATGGGCAGTTCCGGGAGCGACGCCAGCCGCAAGCCCACCCGGCAGGTGACCATCGAGAAGCCGTTCGCGCTCGGCAGGTTCGAGGTGACGGTGGCCGAGTGGAGCGTCTGCGTCCAGGCAGGCGCCTGCACCCTTCCCCGGATGACCGAGCCGGCCGAAGGCATGCCGATCCACAACATCCACTGGGAAGACGCGATGGCTTATCTCGGCTGGCTCAGCCGGAGCACCGGGAAGACGTACCGGCTGCCGAGCGAGGCCGAATGGGAGTTCGCTGCCAGGGGAGGCACGGCCTCACGCTACTGGTGGGGCGACCGGATCGAGGCCGGCAAGGTGATCTGCCGGGCCTGCGAGGGCAGCGGCTTCCAGCGCCTGCGTCCGCCCATGGTCGATGCCCAGCCGGCCAATCCCTTCGGCCTGGTCGGGGTGAGCGGAGGCGTTGCCGAATGGGTCGCGGACTGCTGGTTCGACAGCTATGTGAACGCCCCCACCGATGGCAGCGTCCGTGACGCTCCCAATTGCCGTCGGCGCGTCCTGCGGGGCGGCTCATGGCGGGACGAGGCGGCCAATCTCGAGGTGAGCAGCCGCAATTTCTACGACGCCGACGTCCGCTACCTGACCAACGGCTTCCGGGTCGCCCGCGACCTGGAGTGA
- a CDS encoding DUF4399 domain-containing protein encodes MLKRLAMGCLAAVLLGGAASAAEPAPPGARLYIIWPYDNQTIEGGKFWLRMGLNNVGIAPAGVRKEGTGHHHLLIDTDLPPLDEPIPSDQKHLHFGGGQTEARIELPPGEHTLQLILGDADHIPHDPPIVSEKITVIVP; translated from the coding sequence ATGCTGAAACGGCTCGCCATGGGATGTCTTGCTGCGGTCCTGCTGGGAGGAGCAGCGTCCGCCGCTGAGCCTGCGCCGCCTGGCGCCCGGCTCTACATCATCTGGCCCTACGACAACCAGACCATCGAAGGCGGCAAGTTCTGGCTGCGGATGGGACTGAACAATGTGGGCATCGCCCCCGCCGGCGTGCGCAAGGAAGGCACCGGCCATCACCACCTGCTGATCGACACCGATCTGCCGCCGCTGGACGAGCCGATCCCCAGCGACCAGAAGCATCTGCATTTCGGTGGCGGCCAGACCGAGGCCAGGATCGAACTGCCGCCGGGCGAACACACGCTGCAGCTCATCCTGGGCGATGCCGACCACATCCCGCACGACCCGCCCATCGTGTCGGAGAAGATCACGGTCATTGTTCCATGA
- a CDS encoding DNA-3-methyladenine glycosylase, whose amino-acid sequence MSVAPPLAALPVPLPRSELPVDTVAMARWLLGKHLVHAHPEGLTSGRIVETEAYVLGDTSSHAHRGETQRNRSMFLGPGHAYVYFIYGSWFALNVSAEPAGIGAGVLIRAIEPIHGIPLMERRRGSTILHDLARGPGRLATAMAIDRTLDGMDLFGGGPLRLCAEDRPVEVIGESVRIGLSRETERVLRFFERGSRFVSGPKRLGR is encoded by the coding sequence TTGAGCGTCGCTCCACCCCTTGCAGCGCTGCCCGTCCCCCTCCCGCGCAGCGAGCTGCCGGTGGATACGGTCGCCATGGCGCGCTGGCTGCTCGGCAAGCATCTGGTCCACGCGCATCCCGAGGGCCTGACCAGCGGACGGATCGTGGAGACCGAGGCGTACGTGCTCGGCGACACGAGCAGCCACGCCCATCGCGGCGAGACGCAGCGCAACCGCTCTATGTTCCTGGGGCCGGGCCACGCCTATGTCTATTTCATCTATGGGAGCTGGTTCGCGCTGAATGTCAGCGCCGAGCCGGCCGGGATCGGGGCGGGGGTGCTGATCCGCGCCATCGAGCCGATCCATGGCATTCCGCTGATGGAGCGGCGGCGTGGTTCCACGATCCTGCACGACCTGGCGCGCGGCCCCGGCCGGCTGGCGACGGCCATGGCGATCGACCGCACGCTGGATGGCATGGATCTTTTCGGCGGGGGACCGCTCCGTCTCTGCGCGGAGGACCGACCGGTCGAGGTGATCGGCGAGAGCGTGCGGATCGGGCTGTCCCGGGAGACCGAGCGGGTGCTGCGCTTCTTCGAGCGGGGCAGCCGGTTCGTCAGCGGGCCGAAACGGCTCGGCCGCTGA
- a CDS encoding DUF4399 domain-containing protein: MPTTFRILAIAALVLAPGAALAQGTLTPAPPDAYIYIGWPNDGEVVKSPFKVWFGLRNMGVAPAGVAHEGTGHHHLLIDTDLPPLDEPIPSDQNHIHFGAGQTETVVTLPSGRHTLQLIMGDADHIPHDPPVVSKQIAVTVR; encoded by the coding sequence ATGCCGACCACCTTCCGGATCCTGGCGATTGCGGCACTGGTGCTGGCGCCAGGTGCCGCCCTGGCCCAGGGCACGCTGACCCCGGCTCCTCCGGACGCGTACATCTATATCGGCTGGCCGAACGACGGCGAGGTGGTCAAGAGCCCGTTCAAGGTGTGGTTCGGCCTGCGCAACATGGGCGTAGCGCCGGCCGGGGTCGCGCACGAAGGCACCGGCCATCACCATCTCCTGATCGACACCGACCTGCCGCCGCTCGACGAGCCGATCCCCAGCGACCAGAACCATATTCATTTCGGTGCCGGGCAGACCGAGACCGTGGTGACCCTGCCTTCCGGCCGGCATACGCTGCAGCTCATCATGGGCGACGCCGATCATATCCCGCACGACCCGCCGGTCGTCTCGAAGCAGATTGCCGTGACGGTGCGCTGA
- a CDS encoding Gfo/Idh/MocA family protein, whose product MGDLLMAAILPSTSLTRPRLGFLGVGWIGRHRMEAMLATSKVDAAAIADPSPEMAAEALKLAPDARQAATLDDLLDLELDGVVIATPSAMHAEQSIRALKRGVAVFCQKPLGRTAAEAQAVVDAARQADRLLGVDLSYRFTEGMRQIRELLRSGGIGEVFAVDLVFHNAYGPDKAWFYDPQQAGGGCVMDLGVHLVDLALWTLDFPQVTDVSSRLFAGGQPLSPHPDRVEDYAVASIGLASGAAVRLACSWRLQAGCDAVISAAFYGTEGGAALRNVNGSFYDFVAERYRGTSREDLALPPDAWGGRAAADWAMRLAEGEGYAADAERMVDVSSVLDRIYGR is encoded by the coding sequence ATGGGTGACCTTCTGATGGCCGCGATCCTGCCGAGCACCTCCCTCACCCGTCCGCGCCTGGGGTTCCTGGGCGTCGGCTGGATCGGCCGCCATCGCATGGAGGCGATGCTGGCAACCAGCAAGGTCGACGCGGCCGCGATCGCGGATCCGTCGCCCGAGATGGCGGCCGAAGCCCTCAAGCTGGCGCCCGACGCCCGGCAGGCCGCCACCCTTGATGACCTGCTCGACCTGGAGCTGGACGGCGTGGTGATCGCCACCCCAAGCGCCATGCATGCCGAGCAGTCGATCCGGGCGCTGAAGCGGGGCGTGGCGGTGTTCTGCCAGAAGCCGCTGGGGCGCACGGCGGCGGAGGCGCAGGCGGTGGTGGACGCCGCCCGCCAGGCTGACCGCCTCCTGGGCGTGGACCTGTCCTACCGCTTCACCGAGGGCATGCGGCAGATCCGCGAGTTGCTTCGCTCGGGCGGGATCGGCGAGGTCTTCGCGGTCGACCTCGTGTTCCACAATGCCTACGGGCCGGACAAGGCCTGGTTCTACGATCCGCAGCAGGCCGGCGGCGGCTGCGTGATGGACCTGGGGGTCCATCTGGTCGATCTCGCCCTGTGGACGCTGGACTTTCCCCAGGTGACCGACGTCTCCAGCCGGCTGTTCGCAGGCGGCCAGCCTCTTTCGCCCCATCCCGACCGGGTCGAGGACTATGCCGTGGCGTCCATCGGGCTGGCATCCGGCGCGGCCGTCCGGCTCGCCTGCTCCTGGCGCCTGCAGGCCGGCTGCGACGCCGTCATCTCCGCGGCGTTCTACGGCACCGAGGGTGGGGCGGCGCTGCGCAACGTGAACGGCTCGTTCTACGACTTCGTCGCCGAGCGCTATCGCGGCACGTCCCGGGAAGACCTGGCACTGCCGCCGGATGCCTGGGGCGGCCGTGCGGCGGCCGACTGGGCGATGCGGCTGGCCGAAGGCGAGGGCTACGCCGCCGATGCGGAGCGCATGGTGGATGTGTCCTCGGTCCTGGACCGGATCTACGGCCGCTGA